In Colletotrichum lupini chromosome 6, complete sequence, a single window of DNA contains:
- a CDS encoding serine carboxypeptidase: protein MRVALPCSVATLGLASLSVALATPKSYSVDRTYSLMSDLGTNFTVYEHAATSSRTRYVQDSGICETTKGVKQYSGYFDVGTDQNMFFWFFEARKDANTAPVALWLNGGPGCSSMLGLFQENGPCTFNKAPGADPILNPNSWNNVANMLNTTALVLLPCCLRTLTLSFNAITPCSMLTAACSSKLYVDQPIGAGFSYGTSDTDSTVKAAPKVWALMQSFYSKFPDYKGREFGLFTESYGGHYGPEFIDHFQTQNDAIDKGTVKGEKIKIVALGIGNGWIDPVVQYKDYLEYAVNNTYNKIIDQPKFDELTKAYEKDCKPAMEKCTGLEGQNEACVAAENACYAAVEAPIEAAKTFNVYDVRAADDKFPPGTYQAYIKKPEVMKAIGAKSEYQECPQAPYDKFTSTGDGQRSFLTKLQDITKKDVQVLIWSGDADFICNYIGNYNAAKKIGGEEFEKAEMKDFTMNGKKMGEYKNIKNLSWLRVHEAGHEVPAYQPEVALEAFKQTMAKKGISSP, encoded by the exons ATGAGAGTTGCGCTTCCTTGCTCTGTGGCCACTCTAGGCCTGGCTAGCCTTAGTGTTGCGCTGGCGACGCCCAAGAGCTACTCCGTCGACAGGACCTACAGCCTTATGTCTGACTTGGGAACGAACTTCACGGTTTATGAGCATGCGGCGACGAGCTCCAGAACAAGATACGTCCAGGACTCGGGAATCTGCGAGACGACCAAGGGCGTCAAGCAATACTCTGGCTACTTCGACGTCG GTACCGATCAAAACATGTTCTTCTGGTTCTTCGAAGCTCGCAAAGATGCGAATACGGCCCCCGTCGCTCTGTGGCTAAACGGTGGTCCGGGCTGCAGCTCCATGCTCGGCCTTTTCCAAGAAAACGGGCCATGCACCTTCAACAAGGCCCCCGGCGCAGATCCCATTCTGAACCCCAACTCATGGAACAATGTTGCCAATATG CTTAATACAACCGCGCTCGTCCTCTTACCGTGCTGTCTCCGCACACTCACATTGTCTTTCAATGCTATTACCCCATGTTCCATGCTGACGGCGGCATGCTCATCAAAGCTCTATGTGGATCAGCCAATCGGAGCCGGTTTCAGCTACGGCACGAGTGATACAGACAGCACCGTCAAGGCCGCGCCAAAAGTCTGGGCGTTGATGCAATCTTTCTACAGCAAATTTCCCGATTACAAGGGCCGCGAGTTCGGTCTGTTCACCGAGTCTTACGGCGGCCACTACGGCCCGGAGTTCATCGATCACTTTCAGACTCAGAATGACGCTATCGACAAGGGCACTGTCAAAGGGGAGAAGATCAAGATTGTCGCTCTCGGTATCGGAAACGGATGGATCGACCCAG TCGTCCAATACAAGGATTACCTGGAGTATGCGGTGAACAACACGTACAACAAGATCATCGACCAGCCCAAGTTTGATGAGCTCACTAAGGCCTATGAGAAGGATTGCAAGCCTGCGATGGAAAAGTGCACTGGCCTTGAGGGACAGAACGAAGCTTGCGTGGCCGCTGAGAATGCGTGCTATGCCGCCGTTGAAGCACCCATCGAAGCGGCTAAGACTTTTAACGTGTACGATGTTAGAGCCGCGGACGACAAATTCCCTCCTGGAACTTATCAGGCATACATCAAGAAGCCTGAGGTTATGAAGGCGATCGGTGCCAAATCTGAGTACCAAGAGTGCCCTCAAGCACCATACGATAAGTTCACCTCGACCGGCGATG GTCAGCGATCTTTCCTCACTAAGCTTCAAGATATCACAAAGAAGGATGTCCAAGTTCTGATTTGGTCTGGTGACGCTG ACTTCATCTGCAACTATATTGGCAATTACAACGCAGCGAAGAAGATCGGGGGTGAGGAGTTCGAAAAGGCAGAGATGAAGGATTTCACAATGAACGGCAAGAAGATGGGCGAGTACAAGAACATCAAGAACTTGAGTTGGCTGAGGGTTCATGAGGCGGGTCATGAAGTGCCTGCTTATCAACCAGAGGTTGCTCTGGAAGCCTTCAAACAGACTATGGCGAAGAAGGGTATCTCTTCCCCGTGA
- a CDS encoding major facilitator superfamily transporter gives MRSPVNMATNEDQNKAPVDQVEHAPAHQETATHRRDAAAELLGKSGASPEDRVVVTPADNARVLRKIDLVILPLMLFVYFLQGIDKSTLAYASVFGLIEDTGLVGDQYSWLGSVVYLAQLVMQFPLAWLLVKLPVGKFTSCMVAFWGITLSCMAAAHNFGGLLAARLFLGAFESSVAPAFVGITQMWWRRREQTLRISYWYAMNGFTNMFGSLITYGLGHISSPLKEYQIIFIFFGIITVVFSVIMFLYMPDSPVEAKFLNDHDKLIAIERLRMNQQGVMSREWRWDHFKESMLDIKTWCWFSLVFSISIPSGGISTFGPLIIKSFGFDSFQTILFNIPFGFVQLVATVGGSWIATKIHKKGPVIAGLCVPPIAGCVMLMVLPTSGQQAARLVGYYLISVYPGITPLIYSWSAANTAGDTKRKCTSAVLFIGQSVGNVVGPLLYKPAEAPRYTRGLTSNLVLYCVIVVLVVLVSLYLAFLNRSHSKRRVAMGKSAVIIDTSLFSAAEAEKAKQEQAAQIAGDNGHEMAAAGEEQAEENHAKHAYWSSNPRLGLLILEMGQKLSSCGGSGNGNAVPVRQLLEAAKTMGQVKSFLLATFKANSQALKFLPDADSIYDATLFVEMGVDSLVAVKMRSWFLKELGVDVPVMTIPGGASIADLVRLVVDKLPAELLERVGGRPAPAFSGVTTDELAKESTETSSSNESASGSVDGLDAGCKADTDVSSVASVNEKDEKKPAVTKVNVGSVEEISTQ, from the exons ATG AGAAGTCCCGTCAACATGGCGACAAACGAGGACCAGAACAAGGCCCCGGTAGACCAAGTCGAACACGCACCCGCCCACCAAGAAACGGCAACCCACCGCCGCGATGCCGCCGCAGAGCTACTGGGCAAATCAGGCGCCTCGCCAGAGGACCGCGTCGTGGTCACGCCCGCAGACAACGCCCGCGTCCTGCGCAAGATCGACCTCGTCATCCTTCCCCTGATGCTCTTCGTCTACTTCCTCCAGGGCATCGACAAGTCCACCCTCGCCTACGCCTCCGTCTTTGGCCTCATCGAAGATACCGGGCTCGTCGGGGACCAATACTCGTGGCTCGGGTCCGTCGTGTACCTCGCTCAACTGGTGATGCAATTTCCGCTCGCATGGCTGCTGGTCAAGTTGCCCGTTGGCAAATTCACCAGCTGTATGGTTGCCTTTTGGGGCATCACTCTTTCTTGCATGGCGGCGGCGCATAACTTTGGTGGGCTTTTGGCTGCAAGACTCTTTCTTGGGGCGTTCGAGTCCAGTGTTGCACCGGCGTTTGTGGGTATTACGCAAATGTGGTGGCGGCGACGTGAGCAGACGCTGAGAATTAGCTACTGGTATGCCATGAACGGCTTCACCAACATG TTTGGTAGTCTCATTACCTACGGCCTTGGACACATCTCTTCTCCCCTCAAGGAGTACCAG ATCATTTTCATCTTTTTCGGTATCATCACTGTGGTCTTTTCCGTTATCATGTTTCTCTACATGCCCGATTCTCCCGTCGAGGCCAAGTTCCTCAACGATCATGATAAGCTTATTGCCATTGAGCGTCTCCGGATGAACCAACAGGGTGTCATGTCCCGTGAGTGGCGATGGGATCATTTCAAGGAGAGCATGTTGGATATCAAGACGTGGTGCTGGTTCTCACTCGTCTTTTCCATCTC GATCCCGTCTGGTGGAATCTCCACATTCGGACCTCTTATCATCAAGTCCTTTGGCTTTGACTCCTTCCAGACCATCCTCTTCAACATTCCCTTTGGCTTCGTCCAGCTCGTCGCCACAGTCGGAGGCTCGTGGATAGCTACCAAGATCCATAAGAAGGGCCCAGTAATTGCCGGGCTTTGCGTCCCGCCCATTGCTGGCTGCGTCATGTTAATGGTCCTTCCCACCAGCGGTCAGCAAGCGGCTCGACTAGTGGGATACTATCTCATCTCTGTCTACCCGGGAATCA CACCCCTCATCTACTCCTGGTCAGCCGCAAACACAGCCGGCGACACCAAGCGAAAGTGCACATCTGCCGTCCTCTTCATTGGCCAATCAGTTGGCAACGTCGTTGGGCCGTTGCTCTACAAGCCTGCTGAAGCACCCAGATACACCCGCGGCCTGACGTCCAATCTCGTTCTCTACTGTGTCATTGTCGTGCTTGTCGTCCTCGTCAGCCTCTATCTCGCCTTCCTCAACCGCTCGCACAGCAAGCGCCGTGTGGCCATGGGAAAGAGCGCCGTCATCATCGATACCAGTTTGTTCTCCGCGGCCGAGGCTGAGAAGGCCAAGCAAGAGCAGGCTGCGCAGATAGCTGGGGATAATGGGCACGAGATGGCTGCCGCCGGGGAGGAGCAGGCTGAGGAGAAT CATGCCAAACATGCCTACTGGTCTAGCAACCCCCGTCTCGGCTTGCTGATCCTTGAGATGGGACAGAAGCTCTCTAGctgcggcggcagcggcaacgGCAACGCCGTGCCCGTGCGACAGCTACTCGAGGCGGCGAAGACCATGGGCCAGGTCAAGAGCTTCCTCCTGGCCACCTTCAAGGCCAACTCACAGGCGCTCAAGTTCCTGCCCGACGCCGACAGCATCTACGACGCGACGCTGTTCGTAGAGATGGGCGTCGACAGCCTGGTCGCCGTCAAGATGCGCTCGTGGTTCCTCAAGGAGCTGGGCGTAGACGTGCCGGTCATGACGATCCCGGGCGGTGCGTCTATTGCGGACCTTGTTCGTCTCGTGGTCGATAAGCTGCCGGCGGAGCTGCTGGAGCGTGTCGGTGGTCGTCCTGCCCCGGCATTCTCGGGCGTAACGACGGATGAGCTGGCCAAGGAGTCCACAGAGACGTCGTCCAGCAACGAGAGTGCGAGCGGGAGTGTTGATGGGTTGGATGCAGGTTGTAAAGCTGACACGGATGTCTCGTCGGTGGCAAGTGTCAACGAGAAGGATGAGAAGAAACCTGCTGTGACTAAAGTTAATGTCGGATCTGTTGAAGAGATTAGTACCCAGTAG
- a CDS encoding glycosyl hydrolase family 31, protein MLLQNEKIPTGYAPQEVKGAAAASSIQLKSSEGHPEDFTFTFEIVRSNVFRTTITSETRPVPPFPSAHKPSADLVPKDIQIKTSEKSQSFTTSDVKAVVEWSNTPIISLYVDQDDSGKPIHADLPFRSYAADGPGIAHYSSYKKHTLHVGLGEKAAPMDLAGRGFIISASDTFGYDAYRTDPLYKHIPLLINVTPEGAVGIFSTAHSRSTWSIGSELDGMWGAYKVHRQSHGGLEEYIIVGKTVAEVVHSYAELVGFPLRVPRYMMGYIGGGMKYSAMDTPRAHDAIMGWIKNCEKHDIPFSAFQMSSGYTVAEQEPKTRNVFTWNYHRFPDPRAFTREAHSHGLRLLANVKPYVLATHPAYKKLSEDGAFFKDPATGKTAVTRLWSAGGGESGEGSHLDFTSNAGYQWWYDGVVGLKKVGIDVMWNDNNEYTVPDDEWQCALEKTDIIPIPEGLSRKDVGIWGRAIHTELMGKASHDATIEGKPEERPFVLTRSATAGTMKYCGASWSGDNVTAWESMKGGNSLALNASFSLLHCYGHDIGGFEGPQPTPEHLVRWIQLGVHSPRFAINCFKTSEADNLIGGVIEPWMYPTATPIICATIKRRYELVPYTYSQNLRAHHTAIPPQRWTGWGYEADPEVWTKAIKDGDTQFWFGDAFIIGGVYEPGVDTARVYLPKKGDGSDFGFLNTNAPYEHFEAGKWHTVLSPWYNSIPVIARIGSAVPVGKPLDTSSVKETDPEFPNQAKDDWRGVEIFPPPSLRGAAAQGSETELGGDDVKGVVFESSWYEDDGISREVPAEFKFTIRYEIVDERISVEVKTVVTEGSKEKWSPLWLEKGVDVLLPVGEERTVVVNGAEAQEKSLDARGRRVWNVPVTL, encoded by the exons ATGCTTCTCCAAAACGAAAAGATTCCCACCGGCTATGCGCCTCAAGAGGTCAagggtgctgctgctgcatcGTCCATACAACTCAAGTCCTCAGAAGGCCATCCCGAGGACTTCACCTTCACATTCGAGATCGTGAGGTCAAACGTCTTCCGCACAACCATCACGTCTGAGACGCGCCCTGTCCCCCCTTTCCCCAGCGCACACAAGCCAAGCGCGGACCTGGTCCCGAAAGACATCCAGATCAAGACATCAGAAAAGTCACAATCGTTCACAACCTCCGACGTTAAGGCTGTCGTTGAATGGTCAAACACCCCTATCATCTCCCTCTACGTCGACCAAGATGACTCCGGCAAGCCCATCCACGCCGATCTCCCCTTCCGTTCATACGCCGCGGACGGGCCCGGTATCGCCCATTACTCCTCTTACAAGAAGCATACTCTCCATGTCGGACTCGGAGAGAAGGCGGCGCCCATGGACCTCGCCGGCCGCGGCTTCATCATCTCCGCAAGTGACACATTCGGATACGACGCCTACCGCACGGATCCGCTGTACAAGCACATCCCGCTCCTCATCAACGTCACGCCCGAGGGCGCTGTCGGCATCTTCTCCACAGCTCACTCTCGTTCGACCTGGTCCATCGGATCCGAGCTCGATGGCATGTGGGGTGCGTACAAGGTGCATCGCCAATCTCATGGCGGTCTTGAGGAGTACATCATTGTCGGCAAGACCGTCGCCGAAGTCGTACACTCGTACGCTGAGCTCGTTGGATTCCCCCTGCGTGTACCGCGTTACATGATGGGTTATATTGGCGGTGGCATGAAGTACAGTGCCATGGACACCCCGCGTGCCCACGACGCCATCATGGGATGGATCAAGAACTGCGAGAAGCACGACATCCCATTCTCTGCATTCCAGATGAGCTCTGGATACACTGTAGCTGAGCAGGAGCCCAAGACGCGCAACGTCTTTACCTGGAACTACCACCGTTTCCCTGATCCGCGGGCCTTTACCCGCGAGGCGCACTCCCACGGTCTCCGCCTGCTGGCTAATGTAAAGCCGTATGTGCTTGCCACGCACCCGGCGTACAAAAAGTTGTCCGAAGACGGCGCCTTCTTCAAGGACCCCGCTACCGGAAAGACTGCGGTGACGAGACTTTGGAGTGCTGGTGGAGGTGAGAGCGGAGAGGGAAGTCACCTGGATTTCACCAGTAACGCTGGCTACCAGTGGTGGTATGATGGTGTCGTTGGACTGAAGAAGGTCGGTATTGACGTCATGTGGAACGATAATAATGAGTACACTGTGCCCGACGACGAGTGGCAGTGCGCTCTTGAGAAGACGGACATAATTCCGATTCCCGAGGGCCTCAGCCGGAAGGATGTTGGTATTTGGGGTCGCGCTATTCACACCGAGCTTATGGGCAAGGCTTCTCATGATGCCACGATCGAGGGTAAGCCCGAGGAGCGACCTTTCGTTCTCACGCGTAGTGCCACAGCCGGAACCATGAAGTACTGCGGTGCTTCGTGGAGTGGCGACAACGTGACCGCCTGGGAGTCCATGAAAGGCGGAAACTCTTTGGCTCTGAACGCCAGCTTCTCCCTCCTTCAC TGCTACGGCCATGATATCGGTGGCTTCGAAGGCCCCCAGCCTACCCCAGAGCATCTCGTTCGCTGGATTCAGCTCGGCGTCCATTCCCCGCGCTTCGCCATCAACTGCTTCAAGACCAGCGAGGCAGACAACCTCATCGGCGGTGTCATCGAGCCTTGGATGTACCCCACCGCGACACCCATCATCTGCGCCACCATTAAGCGCCGCTACGAGCTCGTCCCCTACACATACTCTCAGAACCTCCGCGCCCACCACACCGCCATCCCGCCACAGCGCTGGACCGGCTGGGGTTATGAGGCTGACCCGGAGGTCTGGACCAAGGCGATCAAGGACGGCGATACGCAATTCTGGTTCGGCGATGCCTTCATCATTGGTGGTGTTTACGAGCCTGGTGTCGATACCGCGAGGGTGTATCTCCCGAAGAAGGGCGACGGTAGCGACTTTGGCTTCCTCAACACAAATGCGCCATATGAGCACTTTGAGGCGGGCAAGTGGCACACTGTGCTCTCGCCTTGGTATAACTCCATTCCCGTCATCGCAAGGATTGGCTCGGCCGTCCCTGTTGGCAAGCCGCTCGATACCTCCTCGGTCAAGGAGACGGATCCAGAGTTCCCGAACCAAGCCAAGGATGACTGGCGCGGCGTGGAGATCTTCCCTCCGCCTTCGCTGCGTGGAGCCGCTGCTCAGGGGTCTGAGACGGAGCTGGGCGGTGATGATGTGAAGGGCGTGGTTTTCGAGAGTAGCTGGTACGAGGATGATGGTATCAGCCGCGAGGTGCCTGCCGAATTCAAGTTCACGATCCGATATGAGATTGTCGATGAGCGGATCTCGGTCGAGGTTAAGACTGTTGTTACAGAAGGCTCAAAGGAGAAGTGGAGTCCTCTGTGGCTCGAAAAGGGCGTTGATGTGCTGCTGCCCGTGGGAGAAGAGAGGACTGTGGTTGTGAACGGAGCCGAGGCTCAAGAAAAGTCCCTAGATGCTAGGGGCAGGAGAGTATGGAACGTGCCTGTTACATTGTAA